The Aeoliella mucimassa genome includes the window AGAGCCATCCGCGGCGCATACTATCGCTGGTGAACCGGCGTCCTGGCATTGCCTTTTGTAGAATGTCTCCCTGATCGAGTCGCAAATGCGAAATCGGTTTCTGGCGGAACGCCATGTCGGCTCCCTCCGACGACGAGTCGCGACGAAGCCCGCTGGAATCGCCCACGCCGCCTCCGCCAAAACCAGTGAGATCAATTACAGCCCCATAACCAAGGTCTTGCGTGGCCATCGATCGCATGGCCGACGAAGTGGAGAGGCTTCTGCCTTGTTGCGAAGCCTGCTGGGAGTTCCCGCTGTTTTTGCCAGTTAGCATCTCTGCTCGGGCTACCATGTCTTGCGCTTCGTTGGTCGCTTGTGCCAGTTGGTCGCGGAAATTCGAAAGTTCCCCAATCGTGCCTGGCATGGTTTCCGAAGCTTGAGAAAGCTGATTGGCCATGTCGGGACGCGCAGGCGTGGCCGCAAAGGCGTGGGAGCGGGCTTCGGAGTAAGCAGTGTTTTCCACGGTTGCTTCTTTGGCCGCTTCCATGTCGGCGTGAGCTTCGGCAATTTGACGTTCGATCTCAACGGCCTCTGCGTAGAGCTCCGCGGGGTCGGCATTGGTTGGAGAAGTAGCTACCTCCATTTTATCCGCCTGCGAGCTACTGGTGTCGTTCATTTCTGCCAGATCAGGCTTGGCAGTAATTGTGTCTAGCCGCTGGGTAATTCGGTCCGCTTGTTGCCTTGCAAGGGTCATCGAGTGATGCACGTCGTTCAGAGGACTCTCTTTCTGTATGTAACTGTCCATCTGCTCCGACAGTTCACTCAGTTGCTCCTTGTACTCCTCTGCCGACTGAGGGGTTAACGGCTGTTCAGCCACTTGTTTGGCAAATTCGTCGGTTGCTTGTTGGAGGGATTGGTCAAGTACGGATCCTTGAGTGTAAACCTGCTGGGCTACTTGTCCGGTGGGCTCGGTGACATCTTCGTTGTCAATGTAGATACGAGCTGAGGCGCGATCGGTATCCATCACAATGGCAATCTCATGCCATTGCCCCCAGTTGAACGATCCAGCGCGTGCTTTAATCTCCCGCCGTTGAGACCCCTCAGGGCCGATGGTGATGAGCTTCACAACTGCATTATGATTCTCCGTATCGACCGCCAAGCGAAATCCTGAAACCCAGGAGGCCGATGTGTTTGATACGAGTGCTTGGCTTCGATCTGCGGGGAACAGCTTGGTGTCTAAGGCAATAGCGAATTGGGTGCCAAGATCAATCGGCCAGAGGTTGATTTGATCGTGTCGAGTGGTACCGAAATAAGCCATTTGCTCAGTAGAGAGTGAAAGGGATTCAAACGGTTCTTTCTCTGCTCGATGCAATTGCTGATCCGCTTGTTCAAAGCTAAGTGATTTGTCCAAAAAGTGAGGCTCTCGAACAGATTTACCAGCCTTGTGAGTTACTTTGTCGACGAAGTCCTGTTGAAGAGGCCACTGATGCTTGAGTTTCAGATTGCTAGCCGGTGTCGAGGAGTCTTCTGATTCTTGCAGCGAGGGTAAAGTGCCCTCATAGACGCGCACGTTGCTAACAAATCCCCGAATACCGACTTGGCTCCCTGTGACATTTGCGATCGTCAGGTTTCTTATCGCCGCTTGCGCCGTAGCGTTCGCCACTTGGTTGGTAAGCTGCTTGATCTCTTTTAGCAAGAGGTCTTTTTCGAAGTGGAGGACATCTTCAAAGTCGCGTTCTCTGAATTCGCTAAGCAATTCACGCTGCTCTTGAAGTATCTCATTTCGTAGATCACGCAGTTCTTCAACCACGTCTTCAAGTTCTTCCTTGCCCTTGAGTTCGGCTTCCTCACGCAATTTGCGGGCGCTATCTTCGTCGAGTTGTCGTTGCTCTCGTTCCAGGCGTTCGTGTTCCTGTCGGGCAAGTTCACGCTGGCGAACCTCTTCGGATCGTTGTGACTCTTCTTTCTGGCTGAATTCCATCGTGGTCTTCAGCCAGGGCGCAAGGCAGGCGAGAAGTACGACATGAATCAGTACGGATGCCAGAACAATGTTCTTCATAGGGTCACCGATTATAGCGATCGTCGTAAGTTCGAATGCCCACGTTAGTTAAGCCGCGAAATTGGCATACATCCAATAGTTCAACCACCAACTCAAAAGGAGTTTCATGATCGGCATCCAAGCGTATCCGGCGGTCGATGCTCGTGGCAGCGACGCTTCGTAGCCGAGAGTGAAGATCGGTTCGCGAAATCTCTTGCCCTTGCCAGAAAACACGCCCTGTTTCGTCGATACCAAGCACGATCTGTTCGTCATCTGGAGGAAGTTTGATCGCGGAATCGGACTCGGGGGGGATGATATCGATGTCCCGAATCTCCTTCTTATACATGGTGCTTACAAGGAAGAAGATCAATAGCAAAAAGACGCAATCGATTAGCGGACCCATCGATACTTCTGCGTCAGGATTGGCTCTTTTTTTAAGTCGCATATTGCTTAGTCCAGACGCTGAGCGGACCCTGTGTCGCTGAGTGCATAGTCTCGCAGTCGAAATCGGATGTTGTTGAATCCGATAAGCTCAAGCTTGTCTTGAACCGTAATCACCTTTTGGAACGGGGTTCCGCGTTCCACCACTACGGTAATTGGCAATTGTTCCCCACGCGTGCGGATCACTTGATTCAGCCAATCGTTGGGAGAAGTGGTGAGCGCAAAGGTGGCTGCGCCCCAAGAAGTTTTACCCGTAGGACGATAGATTCCTCCGTGGCGATCAACCCCCACAAATGAGCTGTCTTCCATTGGATCGGTCGTAATGGCCGATGTGTCGTCGGACAAAGTGACTGGGATCTGTCGTTCGAATCGCTTGATCATACTGGTCACCAGAAAAAAGATGAGCAGCAAGAATACACAGTCGATCAATGGCGAGAGCATCACCCCTGGCTCAGAGGGATTCCGCCGACGTTTGCGCATGTTCACGTGGCTGCTCCATGGAGTTGGGGGATGGGGGGGCGGAGGCACTTCTCGGATCGAGGAACCAGTATTTGAGTAACTTTTCTGTTTCGTTTTCGATGGCAAACCCAACGTTGTGTACTCGGTGACGCGCCCAGTAGTAGGCAATCACCGCGGGAATCGCTAGCACCAAGCCTACGGCTGTAGTGATAAGGGCCTTGGAAATGGACCCTGCGAGCAGCGAAGCGCCACCTTCGTCGCCGAAGACCTCGACCAGCTTGAACGACTCAATCATACCGATCATGGTGCCTAACAACCCGAGCAGAGGAGCAACACCAGCGATGACACTCAAAAAGTTGCAGCGAGACTCCTGCTGTTCGATCTCACGAGCACCGATGTCTGCCGCAGTAGACTGCAGGATGGGGAAATCAAGATGACGATAGTCGACACAGTGTCGAATAATGTCGGCCGAGACGGATTTGTGCTTGTCGCAGAGTGCTCGAATCTGATCGTATTGCTTGCTTGCAAACAGAGGAGTCACTTCTGCGAACAACTGTTTCGGTACAAAACGATTCGTTCGAACGGTCAAGAAGCGTTCGATGACCAGCGACAACAGAGCGACAGACAGGATACCGAGGAAGACCATAGTCAGTCCACCTTCGAAGAGCTCTTCAATCCAATTCACCTGTACGAGTTCTGAGTCGAGTGGGTTTTTTACCGCGTCGATCTCTTCCGCAGTTAAGGTCTCTTCGGTTTGCAGCAGGTTATCAGAGGGAGGATCTTGAGCGGTCGCGATCGACGCCCAGCCTGACAGACTAAACAGTAACAGGAGGCAGGCGAGTCGAAACGAAGGTGTGTACTTCATGTTCAAGATCCAGGAAGGCAACACAGGAGGGAGACTGGGCGGGGGTAGCACAGGAACGCATTTGCGACAATCACCGGCCATTATAACCAGCAGGGGTACTGATTGCGCGGTGTGCGTCGTTTCTCGGTAGCGCCCCCGTATCGCAGTTGATTGTAAGTCGAGTGGTAGCCTGTTCGGAGCCGTGTAGGTTTTGTGGTTAGGGCGGCAGGGAAGGCTGGGCGAGGCTTTCGTGTCATGACAGGTCTCGCCAAAAAACGAATTGGTGATGGTTGAAGCGATTATAGCGAGCTGGCAATAACTAGTTTTTAACAGGTGATTACATTCTAACCCCAGACTCCAGCCGCAAGCTAGACTTTTGCGGTTTACCTGTGCAATTTCAGCTGGAAGAGAACGTACCCCTAAGAGGTAAGATCGATGCGTGCAGTTCGTGCGATATTCGAGTCTCACATAAAAGCAGCGATCAAGGTGTGCGCAAATCATCCTCCGATTGCGGTGATCGTCTCGTTGTTGGCTGCTTCGGTGGTGGCCGTGATCGACTTTCTCGTTGGCGACAAAGTGCCTCTCGTGGTGCTCTATCTTCCCTCCATCATGATGTTGTGTTGGGCGGTGCGACCAATGTGGGCGTATCTAGCTGCGGGAATCTGCTCGTCGGCATGGATGGTCGATGATCTTCTCGTGTTAGAGAGGCATCACGTTAGTCCGCACAATCTGTGGATTGCATCGGTGCACTTTGTGTTTTTTACCGTGATTACTGGCATGCTGGTTCGATTAAGGGCCGCTCACGAACGCGAGCGACTCTATGCCCGCACTGACGCACTCACAGGATTAGCCAACTCAAAAGCGTTTCATGATGTTGCCGATCGAGAACTGGCGCGGGCCAAGCGATACGAAAACCAAATTGCGGTTGCCTTTATCGACTGCGATAACTTCAAGACAGTGAACGATACACTCGGGCATCGAACAGGAGATGCTCTGCTCAAGACCATTGCCGAAACCATGGAGGAAGGCGTGCGAAAAATGGACACTGCCGCCAGGATGGGGGGAGACGAGTTTGCTATTCTTCTTCCCGAAGCAACCATGGAAGATGCTCAGATGGTAATCTCTCGCTTGAGAGAGACACTGCTCGCCCGCATGGAAAAGAATGGTTGGCCAGTCACGTTTAGTATCGGTGTGGCAATCTATAGAACCCTGCCTGACTCCATCGAAGACATTATCCACAGTGCTGATGTGTTGATGTACGAGGTAAAGCAGAACACGAAAGATGCAGTCACTTTCCAATTGGTGGCTTGATCTCTAGTTCGCAGCGAGGCAACGGTGATGTCCCTGTGATTGGTGCTGTCGATACAGCCGGCAAAGTGCGGTAAACCCCCACAGTGTACGTAATCGACAAAGCTCGCTGATTTCTGGTTTAGAGTCTGCTGCTATCACGATGATGGAAAGGCAGCGAGGTGCGCACGCTCCTCGGCCATGACCATTCGTACGGTGATAGTGGAGCAGATAACGTGTCGTACCAAGCCGTCCATTGGAGCGAGGGGATGTTTCTCGCTCCTCAGCACTATCAATTGGCAGATCGATTTAGTGCGCAGACGCTACAACGCGACATTGATTGGACTCGCCCGTATGGTTGGGGGATTCGCGATATTGAAGTCGACCAGGAATCGCTTGCGAATCACCGCTTCCTGGTAAGGCAATTGCGGGCACGATTGCCAGGTGGCGAAGTGCTTTCGGTGCCCGATGACACGACCTTGCCAGTGATCGATTTGCGAAGTTGTCTGCAGAAGGATGCGACTGTTCGCATCTTTTTAGCGGTGCCGCTCCATCATCTGGCGAGAGCCAATGTCGCGGAGTCGCCTGAGAGTATTGAGGCTCGATATCTAGTTTCGAATGCCGAAGTGCCGGATGAGAACCTGGGAACCGATGCGCGAACCGTGCAAGTGCGACGACTCAATGCGAGACTGTTGACTTCGCAGGAAGATCATGCTGGGTTCGAGACTTTGCCAATCGCCCAAGTGCGGCGTTCGCATCGATCGACCTCAGTGCCAGAGATTGATCCGACCTATGTTCCCCCACTTTTGGCATGCGACGGATGGCAGCCGCTGCATGCGGAAGTGCTCGGCCGACTGACCGAGCATCTAGGCAGAAAACGGTCGGTATTGCAGGCGCAAGCTACCAGCCGCTCGATCGATTTCGATTGCGCCGGGCAAGGCGAGCGGTTGTTGCTAGAGCAGTTGCGGGTGCTTAATACAATCACAGCCGAGTTGGCGGTCGATATTCAAGCAGTCGGCATTCCACCTTTCTTTGCCTACCGCCAATTGGCTTCGATCGTTGGTCAGTTGAGCGTGTTTGCATCAGAGATCGGTTTGCCGACAATTCCTGCCTACAACCACGACGAACTTGGAAAATGTTTCTTTAAGCTCCGCGATCTGATTGAGCAGCAGTTGGACGAAGTCGCAGAACCACGGTACGAACAGCGTCCGTTCATGGCCGAAGGCACTCTCTTGAATGTTGAGCTGGCCCCCAATTGGTTCGACGAAGGGCATCTACTGTTGGTCGGAGTGAGAAGCTCTCTAGATACCGATGAAGTAGAGCAGCTGTTCCGGAGTGGTCGGTTCCTGAAAGTAGGGTCGCGAGATCGCGCGAATGAACTCTATCTGCAAGGGGCCGCAGGTTTGAAGCTCACGCGAGTCGGTCACCCTCCGCGAGCGTTACCCCTCAGTACGAATGTCTCCTACTACTTGGTTGAGAAAGACGAGGCACTCGGCGAATGGCGCGAAGTGATGCACTCGCTCACCTTGGCGGCGAGATTTGGCGAACAAGTCGTTATCGATCATCTGCCTGATGGTCAAACGATTGTGGTGAATTTCCAGGGGCACACTAGCACGCTAGCACTATCACTGTTTGCAGTGCCAAAAGCGAAAGCAAGGGTTCCCTTTGGATTCGAGGCATCGAGCACCGACATACCGCTGACTGTATAGCCTGTCGATGCTTAGGCAACATTCGCTGATGAGCAAACGCTCTCAATGCTGGTACTGTCGATGCACGGGAAGATGGCATCCACCCGATCCGAATGTTTGCTCGAAGCGGATAGCCAGGTGTTCCACCCGAGTCGGAACGAACTCGTCTCGGTGGGGCTACCAAGCTGCATCGCTGGAACCTGCTGATGATCGAGTACTAGCTGAACATCGAAGTCAAACTCCGGACCTAACAGCAATCTTGCAAGCTGGCAAAGCATGAAGAACCGCCGCCGCTCTCCGTCGGGTGAGGTGTTGGGCAAGAACGAGTCGAATTGCTGCTGTGACAAAGGACCCACACGAAGTCGAAGCTTGCTTTGAACGTCCCAAACACGACTGCCGACAATCGCACTGATCCCAAGCTGTGAGTTGTTGTTGCGACAGCCAAGGCGAGTCTGGCTTGCTGAGTCAAGTTCGAGCCACTGCCCAGTGAACTGTTCGACGGTGATCGACACCTGAAAGTGTTCCGAAAGTACTCGCTCGATCTGCGCCGCGGAACGCCGCCGGCGCGAGAGCACCGATACATGTCGCAGCAGAGCCCAGTCGTTAATGAAATCGTCGGATGTGGTGTGGGTGCGCTCCGAAGTACCGGGTGTGGTAGTGACGTGTAGACGATTGCGAAACGCGTTGCCTCCCAGACCTATCAAGCCGAATAAAGCTTGGGTGTAGGTGCTTCTTGGCGGCCGAGGACCCTGACGTTCTGGTAGGCTGCGGTCGATACGCATTTTCTTCCAAGCTCGATACATCGACCAGACGAATCGACTGGTAAACATATCGAACCATCCCCGCATTGCATGACGCGCCGGACCGTGCCCGTCGCGTTCGATCTCTTGGACCTTCTCCGTGTAATGTCGAGGGAGCACTCCGCTGGGGCCGGTGAGCCCCATGAAGTTTACGGTAACCGTGGGAGGGGCTTGGGAGTCCGCGATGTCGATTCGCTGGATAGCGCTAGCTGGAAACGCCAGACTGGGAGAAGTGACGAACTTCACCGGCTTTTCATCAG containing:
- a CDS encoding ExbD/TolR family protein, with product MRLKKRANPDAEVSMGPLIDCVFLLLIFFLVSTMYKKEIRDIDIIPPESDSAIKLPPDDEQIVLGIDETGRVFWQGQEISRTDLHSRLRSVAATSIDRRIRLDADHETPFELVVELLDVCQFRGLTNVGIRTYDDRYNR
- a CDS encoding ExbD/TolR family protein, whose translation is MRKRRRNPSEPGVMLSPLIDCVFLLLIFFLVTSMIKRFERQIPVTLSDDTSAITTDPMEDSSFVGVDRHGGIYRPTGKTSWGAATFALTTSPNDWLNQVIRTRGEQLPITVVVERGTPFQKVITVQDKLELIGFNNIRFRLRDYALSDTGSAQRLD
- a CDS encoding MotA/TolQ/ExbB proton channel family protein, with product MKYTPSFRLACLLLLFSLSGWASIATAQDPPSDNLLQTEETLTAEEIDAVKNPLDSELVQVNWIEELFEGGLTMVFLGILSVALLSLVIERFLTVRTNRFVPKQLFAEVTPLFASKQYDQIRALCDKHKSVSADIIRHCVDYRHLDFPILQSTAADIGAREIEQQESRCNFLSVIAGVAPLLGLLGTMIGMIESFKLVEVFGDEGGASLLAGSISKALITTAVGLVLAIPAVIAYYWARHRVHNVGFAIENETEKLLKYWFLDPRSASAPPSPNSMEQPREHAQTSAESL
- a CDS encoding GGDEF domain-containing protein — encoded protein: MIVSLLAASVVAVIDFLVGDKVPLVVLYLPSIMMLCWAVRPMWAYLAAGICSSAWMVDDLLVLERHHVSPHNLWIASVHFVFFTVITGMLVRLRAAHERERLYARTDALTGLANSKAFHDVADRELARAKRYENQIAVAFIDCDNFKTVNDTLGHRTGDALLKTIAETMEEGVRKMDTAARMGGDEFAILLPEATMEDAQMVISRLRETLLARMEKNGWPVTFSIGVAIYRTLPDSIEDIIHSADVLMYEVKQNTKDAVTFQLVA
- the tssK gene encoding type VI secretion system baseplate subunit TssK — protein: MSYQAVHWSEGMFLAPQHYQLADRFSAQTLQRDIDWTRPYGWGIRDIEVDQESLANHRFLVRQLRARLPGGEVLSVPDDTTLPVIDLRSCLQKDATVRIFLAVPLHHLARANVAESPESIEARYLVSNAEVPDENLGTDARTVQVRRLNARLLTSQEDHAGFETLPIAQVRRSHRSTSVPEIDPTYVPPLLACDGWQPLHAEVLGRLTEHLGRKRSVLQAQATSRSIDFDCAGQGERLLLEQLRVLNTITAELAVDIQAVGIPPFFAYRQLASIVGQLSVFASEIGLPTIPAYNHDELGKCFFKLRDLIEQQLDEVAEPRYEQRPFMAEGTLLNVELAPNWFDEGHLLLVGVRSSLDTDEVEQLFRSGRFLKVGSRDRANELYLQGAAGLKLTRVGHPPRALPLSTNVSYYLVEKDEALGEWREVMHSLTLAARFGEQVVIDHLPDGQTIVVNFQGHTSTLALSLFAVPKAKARVPFGFEASSTDIPLTV
- the tssG gene encoding type VI secretion system baseplate subunit TssG → MTISNSQTSPTKNANELEDLLSDQGHAFDFYQAISLLTKQETDGDVRIADEKPVKFVTSPSLAFPASAIQRIDIADSQAPPTVTVNFMGLTGPSGVLPRHYTEKVQEIERDGHGPARHAMRGWFDMFTSRFVWSMYRAWKKMRIDRSLPERQGPRPPRSTYTQALFGLIGLGGNAFRNRLHVTTTPGTSERTHTTSDDFINDWALLRHVSVLSRRRRSAAQIERVLSEHFQVSITVEQFTGQWLELDSASQTRLGCRNNNSQLGISAIVGSRVWDVQSKLRLRVGPLSQQQFDSFLPNTSPDGERRRFFMLCQLARLLLGPEFDFDVQLVLDHQQVPAMQLGSPTETSSFRLGWNTWLSASSKHSDRVDAIFPCIDSTSIESVCSSANVA